A section of the Bacteroidetes Order II. bacterium genome encodes:
- a CDS encoding DUF1295 domain-containing protein — protein MNTMRELWMNNVGMVWGLMTLVWVLSLIRRDSGIVDVFWGLGFLMLSLYTFWWESVGVPRQFVFMAMVLIWSLRLAMHIFFRGVGKPEDWRYAQWRSAQPLQWWWKSYLKVFMLQGAIMLVLFPVMMVVLVTPIPDDWTVWDTVGSVLWGWGVIFEWVADRQLRKWKKNPQNSGQVMDRGLWRYSRHPNYFGEAVLWWGYGCFAVGVGGWWTLYAPLMMTYLLVRVSGVAMLETGLITRKLAYQGYIQRTSAFIPWRPKKEANSEKMK, from the coding sequence ATGAATACAATGCGGGAACTCTGGATGAATAATGTAGGAATGGTCTGGGGGTTAATGACCCTTGTATGGGTGTTAAGCCTGATTCGGCGGGATTCCGGCATTGTGGATGTCTTCTGGGGGCTGGGTTTTTTGATGCTTTCCCTTTATACTTTTTGGTGGGAGTCGGTGGGGGTTCCACGCCAATTTGTATTCATGGCAATGGTATTGATTTGGTCTCTCCGATTGGCAATGCATATCTTTTTTAGGGGGGTGGGAAAGCCCGAAGACTGGCGATATGCCCAGTGGCGGTCTGCGCAGCCGCTTCAATGGTGGTGGAAAAGCTATCTGAAGGTTTTTATGTTGCAAGGGGCAATCATGTTGGTCCTTTTTCCCGTGATGATGGTGGTTTTGGTTACTCCTATTCCAGATGACTGGACCGTTTGGGATACTGTTGGAAGTGTGTTGTGGGGCTGGGGGGTTATATTTGAATGGGTAGCCGATCGGCAGTTGCGGAAGTGGAAAAAAAATCCACAAAACAGCGGGCAAGTCATGGATCGTGGTTTGTGGCGATACTCTCGACATCCAAATTATTTTGGAGAAGCGGTGCTTTGGTGGGGATACGGCTGTTTTGCGGTTGGAGTAGGTGGATGGTGGACGTTATATGCACCACTCATGATGACGTATTTATTGGTTAGGGTTTCTGGAGTGGCCATGCTGGAGACGGGGTTGATAACGCGAAAATTGGCCTATCAAGGATACATACAACGCACTTCGGCATTTATTCCTTGGAGGCCAAAAAAGGAAGCCAATAGCGAAAAAATGAAATAA
- a CDS encoding APC family permease → MKQPKLAKIGWITATALVVSNMIGTGVFTSLGFQLTNVQNTVSIVLLWLIGGVLALIGAFTVAELGTYHKRSGGDYIFISEAFHPFFGYLSGWTSLVAGFSAPVAIAAIAMEDYFKPLGVPYTRYLSVVLILGLSAMHSISIKHSGWFQLLTTIVKALFIGILLALPFFFGGVPNHAINFYAPIQPEVFSTGFAVSLLYVTYAYTGWNAAAYIVGEIDQPQKNLPKALLTGTLIVTIVYIALQLVFLQFARTDQLTGKSEVALVAIQNIFGNTGANWVSLGIAVQLVATMSSYIWIGSRITHTMAQQHGLWQFLRPCNAAQVPVRALWLQTGITLILLFSGTLEEVLLYTSFVLQLMGTLAVASLLRTKRTVGHFHSPLRPYIQWAYVLFSCAVLIFIMQDRPKESISGLLMICVGGATYFFSKVRYNTK, encoded by the coding sequence ATGAAACAACCAAAACTTGCAAAAATTGGCTGGATAACCGCCACTGCCTTGGTGGTTTCCAATATGATTGGAACGGGGGTTTTTACCAGTTTGGGTTTTCAATTGACAAATGTGCAAAATACGGTGAGCATTGTCTTACTCTGGTTGATTGGCGGGGTTTTGGCCTTAATTGGGGCTTTTACCGTTGCCGAGCTTGGCACGTATCATAAGCGTTCGGGGGGAGATTATATTTTTATTTCGGAAGCGTTTCATCCATTTTTTGGTTACTTATCGGGCTGGACTTCCTTGGTAGCGGGCTTTTCTGCGCCAGTCGCCATTGCTGCGATTGCGATGGAGGACTATTTCAAGCCTTTGGGCGTGCCTTATACCCGCTATTTATCGGTGGTCTTGATTTTGGGACTAAGCGCGATGCACTCGATTAGCATTAAACATAGCGGCTGGTTCCAATTGCTCACAACCATCGTTAAAGCCTTGTTTATTGGCATTTTATTAGCCCTACCTTTTTTCTTTGGCGGTGTACCCAACCACGCCATCAATTTTTATGCACCGATCCAACCCGAAGTTTTTTCAACAGGCTTTGCGGTTTCGCTGCTTTATGTAACGTATGCTTATACCGGTTGGAATGCCGCCGCTTATATAGTAGGCGAAATTGACCAGCCGCAGAAAAACTTACCTAAAGCCTTATTAACGGGTACGTTGATCGTCACCATCGTTTACATTGCGCTACAACTGGTGTTTTTGCAGTTTGCCCGCACCGATCAATTAACGGGTAAAAGCGAGGTAGCCTTGGTTGCCATTCAAAACATTTTCGGAAACACCGGAGCCAACTGGGTGAGTTTGGGGATTGCCGTTCAACTCGTCGCCACGATGAGTTCTTATATCTGGATTGGCTCGCGCATCACCCATACAATGGCACAACAACATGGTCTATGGCAGTTTCTGCGCCCTTGCAATGCGGCCCAAGTGCCCGTTCGGGCGCTCTGGTTGCAAACAGGCATTACGCTTATCTTGTTGTTTTCTGGAACCTTAGAAGAAGTACTGCTTTATACTTCTTTCGTGCTGCAACTCATGGGGACTTTGGCCGTTGCCAGTCTGCTCCGTACCAAGCGCACCGTGGGGCACTTCCACAGCCCACTCCGCCCCTATATTCAATGGGCCTATGTATTGTTCAGTTGTGCCGTCTTGATTTTCATCATGCAAGATCGGCCAAAAGAAAGCATTAGCGGACTTTTGATGATCTGTGTAGGCGGGGCTACCTACTTCTTTTCTAAGGTGCGATATAATACCAAATAA
- a CDS encoding dephospho-CoA kinase: MKTLGITGGIGSGKTTVCKILEKRGALVFYADIEAKRIQVEDPEARAEIEQVFGTASYLPDGSLNRAFLAQQVFSDASKMRLLNGIVHPRVRKALLDKKKCAKNAGYPLLVYEAALIFETGGEDVVDAVLVVDAPTLDRIQRVQTRDGSTVEQVEVRIKNQLSSDEMRRRADFVIENKGNLIELEEQVIRFWKQFVEP, from the coding sequence ATGAAAACATTAGGGATAACAGGTGGAATTGGCTCTGGCAAAACTACTGTCTGTAAAATATTAGAGAAACGGGGTGCCCTCGTTTTTTATGCAGACATAGAAGCCAAGCGGATTCAGGTGGAAGACCCGGAAGCCCGTGCAGAAATCGAACAAGTATTCGGAACTGCGAGTTATTTACCAGATGGGAGCCTAAATCGGGCTTTTTTGGCTCAGCAGGTTTTCTCGGATGCTTCTAAAATGCGTTTGCTGAATGGCATTGTACATCCAAGGGTTAGAAAAGCTTTGTTGGATAAAAAGAAATGTGCCAAGAATGCTGGATACCCGCTCTTGGTATATGAGGCCGCTCTTATTTTTGAAACGGGTGGTGAAGACGTGGTGGATGCTGTTTTAGTAGTAGATGCTCCGACCCTCGACCGTATTCAAAGGGTACAAACACGGGATGGCAGCACGGTGGAGCAAGTAGAAGTCCGAATAAAAAACCAACTTTCATCGGATGAAATGCGTCGCCGTGCCGATTTTGTAATCGAAAACAAAGGTAATCTCATAGAACTGGAAGAACAGGTGATTCGGTTCTGGAAGCAATTTGTGGAGCCATAA
- a CDS encoding 1-acyl-sn-glycerol-3-phosphate acyltransferase, whose product MPLAILRCALLIVVLATGMFVILLLALIPFRYKGIRLAVWIPMWMSRITSWLFGIQVVCTDSTKFQQHQGLILPNHLSYGDITTLFSVSPVRFLANHGVKTIPFIGWIAFAIDTVFVNRSDRKSLAAAKKKVAEKLHETPRPPLVIFPEGAINNQEEDNLLPFKLGAFKLAVESNLPYLPVIIHYSHPNVCRWLSDSESMYTAMWRLAKDRHRKTATVHPLVSFSPDPAIRANLIAEQTRAFMCKAIEEGNCR is encoded by the coding sequence ATGCCATTAGCCATCCTCCGCTGCGCCTTATTGATTGTCGTTTTAGCCACCGGAATGTTTGTCATTCTGTTATTGGCACTCATTCCGTTCCGATACAAAGGCATTCGCTTGGCGGTATGGATACCCATGTGGATGTCACGGATTACGTCGTGGCTTTTTGGGATACAGGTTGTCTGCACCGATTCGACAAAATTCCAACAGCATCAGGGCTTAATTCTACCCAATCACCTCTCCTATGGCGACATTACCACCCTTTTTTCGGTTTCGCCAGTACGGTTTCTGGCCAATCACGGGGTTAAAACCATTCCATTCATTGGATGGATTGCTTTTGCGATAGATACCGTTTTTGTAAATCGCTCAGACAGAAAATCGTTAGCGGCTGCCAAGAAAAAAGTCGCCGAGAAGTTGCACGAGACACCACGCCCCCCTTTGGTCATTTTTCCAGAAGGGGCTATTAACAACCAAGAAGAAGATAACCTACTACCTTTCAAACTAGGTGCTTTTAAGCTGGCCGTAGAGAGTAACTTACCTTATCTGCCCGTGATCATCCACTATAGCCATCCCAATGTTTGCCGCTGGTTATCAGATTCCGAAAGTATGTACACTGCAATGTGGCGTTTGGCCAAGGACCGACACCGCAAAACGGCAACCGTTCATCCCTTGGTCTCTTTTAGCCCGGACCCGGCTATTCGCGCAAATCTGATAGCTGAACAAACCCGTGCGTTCATGTGCAAGGCCATTGAAGAGGGGAATTGCCGCTAA
- a CDS encoding leucine--tRNA ligase, with protein sequence MASYPVSEIERKWQAYWQAHKTFCTPEEVDTSKPKYYALDMFPYPSGAGLHVGHPEGYTATDITARYKRMKGFNVLHPMGWDAFGLPAEQYAIKTGTHPAATTAQNINRFRQQLQSLGFSYDWEREVDTTDPKYYRWTQWIFAKLYEVGLAYVAEVPVNWCEALGTVLSNEEVIDGKSEVGGFPVVRRPMKQWMMKITAYAERLLEDLDTLDWPESLKTMQRNWIGRSEGAEFEFVVEGHDAAIRVYSTRPDTIFGATFMVLAPEHPLVMQIMTPGQTNAVEAYREAAARKSDLERTELAKEKTGVWTGAYAINPANEERIPIWIADYVLATYGTGAIMAVPAQDERDWEFAELFGLPIIRTVQPPAGFQGKAYLGDGPAINSGFLNGLGVKEAKSKAIQWVEQTGIGTKKTNYKLRDWLFSRQRYWGEPFPIIYVEGEPKLIPLNDLPLVLPEMEDFKPSGTPEGPLSKATEWVHTTDPETGKPAIRETNTMPQWAGSCWYYLRYIDVANEHALADIDKLRYWLPVDLYVGGAEHAVLHLLYARFWHKVLYDLGVVPTKEPFQKLVNQGMILGENNQKMSKSRGNVINPDDIVSEFGADSLRLYEMFMGPLEQMKPWSMNGVAGVHRFLNRAWRMLVDEKSGEILVSDEEPTDIQWKEIHRLIKKVGEDIEAMRYNTAIAAMMEFVNAAMQWENRPRKVMEPFALVLSPYAPHLAEELWSRMGHGETLAYEPWPKYDDMYLQENTVEIAVQINGKLRATITIPVEAPKDEVLAHAKAQANVQLHLEGKTIRKEIYVPGKIVNIVVG encoded by the coding sequence ATGGCATCATATCCTGTTTCTGAAATTGAACGTAAATGGCAGGCTTACTGGCAAGCCCACAAAACGTTTTGTACTCCTGAAGAGGTGGACACCAGTAAGCCCAAGTATTACGCCTTAGACATGTTTCCGTATCCTTCCGGGGCTGGATTGCATGTGGGACATCCGGAAGGATATACTGCCACCGACATCACCGCACGTTACAAGCGGATGAAAGGTTTTAATGTACTACATCCCATGGGGTGGGATGCTTTTGGCCTGCCCGCAGAGCAATATGCCATCAAAACTGGGACACATCCCGCCGCTACAACTGCACAAAACATCAACCGCTTCCGTCAACAATTACAGAGCCTCGGTTTTTCGTATGATTGGGAGCGTGAGGTGGATACCACCGACCCGAAGTACTACCGCTGGACGCAATGGATTTTTGCTAAACTTTACGAAGTAGGCTTGGCTTATGTGGCCGAAGTGCCTGTGAATTGGTGCGAAGCATTAGGAACGGTACTGTCGAACGAAGAGGTGATAGACGGCAAGTCGGAAGTGGGCGGCTTTCCGGTTGTCCGCCGTCCGATGAAGCAGTGGATGATGAAAATCACGGCCTATGCAGAGCGTTTGCTGGAGGACTTAGATACCTTGGATTGGCCAGAAAGCCTAAAAACCATGCAGCGCAACTGGATTGGGCGCTCGGAAGGGGCCGAATTCGAGTTTGTTGTGGAGGGGCACGATGCCGCCATTCGGGTTTATTCTACTAGGCCAGATACTATTTTTGGCGCAACGTTTATGGTTTTGGCCCCAGAACATCCGCTGGTGATGCAAATTATGACGCCAGGCCAAACAAATGCCGTAGAAGCCTATCGTGAAGCCGCAGCCCGAAAATCTGATTTAGAACGAACCGAACTGGCAAAAGAAAAAACTGGCGTTTGGACCGGGGCCTATGCCATTAATCCGGCCAATGAAGAGCGAATCCCTATCTGGATTGCCGATTATGTGTTGGCGACCTATGGAACTGGGGCCATTATGGCCGTTCCGGCACAAGACGAACGAGACTGGGAATTTGCCGAATTGTTCGGCTTGCCCATCATTCGAACGGTTCAGCCTCCTGCAGGCTTTCAAGGCAAGGCGTATTTAGGGGATGGTCCTGCTATCAACTCCGGCTTCTTGAATGGATTGGGTGTAAAAGAGGCCAAGTCCAAAGCCATCCAATGGGTCGAGCAAACAGGCATTGGCACCAAAAAAACAAACTACAAACTCCGCGATTGGCTCTTTAGTCGGCAACGATACTGGGGTGAGCCTTTCCCGATTATTTATGTGGAGGGCGAACCTAAACTGATTCCATTGAACGATTTGCCCTTGGTTTTACCTGAAATGGAAGACTTTAAACCTTCCGGAACCCCCGAAGGCCCGCTCTCCAAAGCAACAGAATGGGTACATACCACCGACCCAGAAACCGGGAAACCTGCCATTCGGGAAACGAACACTATGCCGCAGTGGGCTGGATCGTGCTGGTACTACCTCCGGTATATAGATGTGGCAAACGAACATGCGTTGGCAGATATAGATAAACTCCGTTACTGGCTTCCGGTTGATTTATATGTTGGCGGAGCCGAACATGCCGTTCTGCACCTATTGTATGCACGCTTCTGGCACAAGGTTTTGTATGATCTGGGCGTAGTCCCTACCAAGGAACCTTTCCAGAAATTGGTGAACCAAGGTATGATCTTGGGCGAAAACAATCAAAAAATGTCTAAGAGCCGTGGGAATGTCATCAATCCAGATGATATCGTTTCGGAGTTTGGAGCCGATTCTTTGCGCCTCTACGAAATGTTTATGGGGCCATTAGAACAAATGAAACCTTGGAGTATGAATGGAGTGGCTGGTGTTCACCGCTTTTTGAATCGGGCATGGCGGATGTTGGTGGATGAGAAATCTGGCGAAATACTGGTCTCGGACGAGGAACCTACAGATATACAGTGGAAAGAAATTCATCGCTTGATCAAAAAAGTGGGCGAGGACATCGAGGCTATGCGATATAATACGGCTATTGCCGCGATGATGGAGTTTGTGAATGCAGCCATGCAATGGGAAAACCGTCCGCGCAAGGTGATGGAGCCTTTTGCCTTAGTACTTAGCCCATATGCCCCGCACTTGGCGGAAGAATTATGGAGCCGAATGGGACACGGGGAGACGTTGGCTTATGAGCCTTGGCCAAAATACGACGACATGTATCTGCAAGAAAATACCGTAGAGATTGCTGTTCAGATCAATGGTAAACTCCGCGCTACCATTACCATTCCGGTGGAAGCCCCAAAAGATGAAGTATTGGCCCATGCCAAGGCACAAGCCAATGTCCAGCTACATTTAGAAGGCAAAACGATTCGGAAGGAAATATATGTGCCTGGGAAAATTGTTAATATTGTGGTGGGTTGA
- a CDS encoding Gfo/Idh/MocA family oxidoreductase gives MKKTTETRRDFIQKFAGAAIAFTGAPAVLSAKEQPLYRSNPDKYSSNDQVQIALIGAGGMGVADAMTALQVPGVKIVAACDLYDGRLNEAKRRWGNDLMVTKDYRQVLEHSDVDAVIVGTPDHWHKQISVDAMDKGKHVYCEKPMVHSIGEGPAVIEAQKRTRKAFMVGSQGMSSLGNEKARELFRAGAIGQLIYAEGYWARNSPVGAWQYAIPTDASPKTVDWDRYVANTNKRSFDPLRFFRWRNYRDYGTGVSGDLFVHLFSSLHFVISSNGPNKIMATGGLRYWKDGREVPDVLLGMFDYPETPQHAAFNLSLRVNFVDGTSGSTYLRLVGSEGAMDVTWDDVILRKNLASDPQDAFMQLKGNEIDRVLGDRKKMLPPREQKYQVEEGYKGAHYDHFVNWMRGIRLGEAVAEDAVFGYRACAPALLCNDSYFGEKSVRWDPENMKLLG, from the coding sequence ATGAAAAAGACAACCGAGACACGTCGGGATTTTATCCAGAAATTTGCTGGCGCCGCCATTGCTTTTACGGGTGCTCCTGCCGTCCTCTCTGCCAAAGAACAACCCTTGTATCGCAGTAATCCGGACAAATACAGCTCGAATGACCAAGTCCAAATTGCGCTGATCGGAGCTGGTGGAATGGGTGTGGCAGATGCCATGACCGCTTTACAAGTGCCGGGAGTGAAAATAGTGGCGGCCTGCGACCTCTACGATGGCCGCCTAAACGAGGCCAAGCGGCGTTGGGGAAACGACCTTATGGTCACGAAGGATTATCGTCAGGTTTTGGAACATAGTGATGTGGATGCCGTTATTGTGGGTACGCCAGACCATTGGCACAAACAAATCTCGGTGGATGCCATGGACAAGGGCAAACACGTCTATTGCGAAAAACCAATGGTACACAGCATTGGCGAAGGGCCTGCGGTTATTGAAGCACAAAAACGCACCCGGAAAGCCTTTATGGTTGGTAGTCAAGGCATGAGTTCACTGGGAAACGAAAAGGCAAGAGAACTTTTTCGCGCGGGTGCGATCGGACAATTAATCTATGCTGAGGGGTACTGGGCACGTAATTCTCCGGTTGGGGCTTGGCAATACGCCATTCCGACGGATGCTTCTCCCAAAACGGTGGATTGGGATCGCTATGTGGCCAATACCAATAAGCGTTCGTTTGATCCGTTGCGGTTTTTTCGCTGGCGGAACTATCGAGACTATGGCACCGGTGTATCGGGTGATCTTTTTGTTCACTTATTTTCCAGTTTGCATTTTGTCATTTCGTCTAATGGCCCCAATAAAATTATGGCAACGGGTGGTCTTCGCTATTGGAAAGATGGCCGAGAAGTGCCAGATGTGTTACTCGGTATGTTTGATTATCCCGAAACACCTCAACATGCGGCCTTTAACCTTTCGCTTCGGGTGAACTTTGTGGACGGTACATCGGGGAGCACCTATTTGCGGCTCGTTGGTTCTGAAGGAGCGATGGATGTGACTTGGGATGATGTAATCCTCCGAAAAAATCTCGCAAGTGATCCTCAGGATGCCTTTATGCAACTGAAAGGGAATGAAATAGACCGTGTTTTGGGCGACCGGAAAAAAATGCTCCCACCTCGTGAACAAAAATATCAGGTGGAAGAAGGGTATAAAGGTGCGCATTACGACCATTTCGTAAACTGGATGCGTGGCATACGGCTGGGGGAAGCGGTGGCGGAGGATGCCGTTTTCGGCTATCGGGCTTGTGCCCCTGCCCTGCTCTGTAACGATAGTTATTTTGGCGAAAAATCCGTTCGCTGGGATCCCGAAAACATGAAACTCTTGGGATAG
- the nspC gene encoding carboxynorspermidine decarboxylase has protein sequence MTVLPVEKTTVSTTVDFNNLPSPCFVMEECLLRRNLEKLHYVKEQSGCTLILALKGFSLYRTFPMVRQYLDGATASSLNEARLCVEEMKTLAHVYAPIYLEAEFSEMLTYTRHLTFNTLGQWERFKDRVAAYEKETLHKISCGIRINPQYSEVETEMYNPCVPGSRLGITADHFGKTLPEGIEGLHFHTLCEKDSYTLERTLVHVEARFGHLLHQAKWVNFGGGHLITRADYNPAHLISLLQRFKERYQVEVILEPGSAIGWQTGYLLSTVQDLFDSQGIQVAMLDVSFAAHMPDTLEMPYKPRIHHAYQDPIDGKPTYRFGGMTCLAGDFMGDYSFDEPLKIGDRVVFDDMMHYTMVKTTTFNGVPLPSIGIWHEDNQFELLRSYGYESFKDRLG, from the coding sequence ATGACCGTATTACCCGTCGAAAAAACCACCGTCTCAACAACCGTTGACTTTAACAACCTCCCATCGCCATGTTTTGTGATGGAAGAGTGCCTACTTCGCCGGAACTTAGAGAAGTTGCACTATGTAAAGGAACAATCGGGCTGTACCCTCATTTTGGCGCTTAAAGGCTTTTCCTTGTACCGTACCTTTCCGATGGTGCGTCAATATTTGGATGGTGCAACAGCCTCATCGCTCAACGAGGCTCGGCTGTGCGTGGAAGAAATGAAAACCTTGGCACATGTTTATGCACCTATCTATTTAGAAGCCGAGTTTAGCGAAATGCTCACCTATACCCGCCATCTAACCTTCAATACGTTGGGGCAATGGGAACGATTTAAAGACCGTGTGGCCGCCTATGAGAAAGAGACCTTACATAAAATATCATGTGGCATTCGTATCAATCCACAATACTCTGAGGTAGAGACCGAAATGTACAACCCATGCGTCCCCGGCTCTCGGCTGGGCATTACCGCAGACCATTTTGGAAAAACCCTACCCGAAGGTATTGAAGGACTACATTTTCATACCCTTTGCGAAAAAGATTCTTACACTTTAGAACGCACCTTGGTTCATGTAGAAGCCCGATTTGGCCACTTGCTGCATCAGGCAAAATGGGTGAATTTTGGCGGCGGTCACCTCATCACCCGTGCCGATTACAACCCGGCGCATCTAATTTCCTTGCTCCAACGATTCAAAGAACGGTATCAGGTAGAAGTTATCCTCGAGCCCGGCTCCGCTATTGGCTGGCAAACGGGCTACTTGCTCTCGACTGTGCAAGACCTTTTCGACTCGCAAGGGATACAGGTTGCGATGCTGGATGTTTCTTTTGCGGCCCATATGCCCGATACACTCGAAATGCCCTATAAACCCCGAATTCATCATGCCTATCAAGACCCTATTGACGGAAAACCCACTTATCGGTTCGGCGGGATGACATGCTTAGCGGGCGATTTTATGGGTGATTATTCTTTCGACGAACCCTTAAAGATTGGAGATCGCGTGGTTTTTGACGACATGATGCACTATACAATGGTCAAAACCACCACTTTTAATGGGGTTCCTTTACCCTCTATTGGTATTTGGCATGAAGACAATCAATTTGAATTACTCCGAAGCTATGGATACGAAAGTTTTAAAGACCGCCTCGGATAG